The following proteins are co-located in the Pseudomonas antarctica genome:
- a CDS encoding adenosine deaminase: MYDWLNALPKAELHLHLEGSLEPELLFALAERNKIALPWNDVETLRKAYAFNNLQEFLDLYYKGADVLRTSQDFYDLTWAYLLRCKEQNVIHTEPFFDPQTHTDRGVPFEVVLNGIAAALKDGEQQLGITSGLILSFLRHLSEAEAEKTLDQALPFRDAFVAVGLDSSEMGHPPSKFQRVFDRARHEGFLTVAHAGEEGPPEYIWEALDLLKIQRIDHGVRAIEDERLMQRIIDEQIPLTVCPLSNTKLCVFDDMAQHNILDMLERGVKVTVNSDDPAYFGGYVTENFHALHTSLGMTQDQAKRLAQNSLDARLVKP, encoded by the coding sequence ATGTACGATTGGCTCAACGCCCTGCCCAAGGCTGAATTGCACCTGCACCTGGAAGGCTCGCTGGAGCCTGAGTTGCTGTTCGCCCTGGCCGAACGCAACAAGATTGCGCTGCCGTGGAACGACGTCGAAACCCTGCGCAAGGCCTACGCCTTCAACAACCTGCAAGAGTTTCTCGACCTGTATTACAAGGGCGCCGATGTGCTGCGCACCTCCCAGGATTTCTACGACCTGACCTGGGCCTACTTGCTGCGCTGCAAAGAACAGAACGTGATCCACACCGAGCCATTCTTCGATCCGCAAACCCACACCGACCGTGGCGTGCCATTTGAAGTGGTGCTGAACGGCATCGCGGCGGCACTCAAAGATGGCGAACAGCAACTGGGCATCACCAGCGGCTTGATCCTCAGTTTCCTGCGCCATTTGAGTGAAGCCGAAGCCGAGAAAACCCTCGACCAGGCGCTGCCGTTCCGTGACGCGTTTGTGGCCGTGGGCCTGGACAGTTCGGAAATGGGTCACCCGCCGAGCAAGTTCCAGCGTGTGTTCGACCGTGCCCGTCATGAAGGCTTCCTCACCGTGGCCCACGCCGGCGAAGAAGGCCCGCCCGAGTACATCTGGGAAGCCCTCGACCTGCTGAAAATCCAGCGGATCGACCACGGCGTGCGCGCTATCGAAGACGAGCGTTTGATGCAACGGATCATCGACGAGCAGATCCCGCTGACTGTGTGCCCGTTGTCCAACACCAAGCTGTGCGTGTTCGATGACATGGCTCAACACAACATCCTCGACATGCTCGAACGTGGCGTGAAGGTAACCGTGAACTCGGATGATCCGGCGTACTTCGGCGGTTATGTCACCGAGAACTTCCACGCGCTGCACACCTCGCTGGGCATGACCCAGGACCAGGCCAAACGCCTGGCGCAGAACAGCCTGGATGCGCGGTTGGTAAAGCCATAA
- a CDS encoding calcium:proton antiporter has translation MLTSLKQEKYMLLALIAAIAAYPLEHWMLHNGQMVALLAGVTLIGFIVVASMRVAHHAEQLAEKVGDPYGTMILTLAAVLVEVVILAIMMSNEPSPTLVRDTIYSAVMLDINGILGLAALMGGIKHGEQSYNDDSARTYSVMILTAMGVSMVVPEFIPEADWKIYSAFTIGAMVVLYTLFLRMQVGPHSYFFSYSYPEKRRKKQPEEQQEPPISLAFSIGTLVFGVIVIGALAEVMSKTLDLGLEGTGAPPVITAIVVAAISAAPEILTALRAALANRMQSVVNIALGASLSTVILTVPVMEAMALYTGQPFQMAMTPVQTVMVLITLVVSAINLNDGETNAIEGMTHFVLFATFIMLSLLGL, from the coding sequence ATGCTCACATCCCTCAAGCAAGAAAAATACATGCTGCTGGCGCTGATTGCCGCCATCGCAGCCTACCCGCTGGAGCACTGGATGCTCCACAACGGGCAAATGGTGGCGCTGCTGGCCGGCGTAACACTGATCGGCTTTATCGTCGTGGCGTCGATGCGCGTGGCGCACCATGCCGAACAACTCGCGGAAAAAGTCGGTGACCCCTATGGCACCATGATCCTGACGCTCGCCGCCGTGCTGGTGGAGGTGGTGATCCTGGCGATCATGATGAGCAACGAGCCGTCGCCCACGTTGGTGCGTGACACCATCTATTCGGCGGTGATGCTCGATATCAACGGCATCCTCGGCCTGGCCGCATTGATGGGCGGCATCAAGCATGGCGAGCAGTCCTACAACGACGATTCGGCACGTACTTACAGTGTGATGATCCTCACCGCGATGGGCGTGTCGATGGTGGTGCCGGAATTTATCCCAGAGGCTGACTGGAAAATTTACTCGGCCTTCACCATCGGCGCGATGGTGGTGCTCTACACCTTGTTTCTGCGCATGCAGGTAGGGCCGCACAGCTATTTCTTCAGCTACAGCTACCCGGAAAAACGCCGCAAAAAACAGCCTGAAGAACAGCAGGAACCGCCGATAAGTCTGGCGTTCTCCATCGGTACGCTGGTGTTCGGGGTGATTGTGATCGGCGCGCTGGCCGAGGTGATGTCCAAGACCCTCGACCTGGGCCTGGAAGGCACCGGCGCACCGCCGGTCATCACGGCAATTGTGGTCGCGGCCATTTCGGCGGCACCGGAAATTTTGACTGCATTGCGCGCGGCCCTGGCCAACCGTATGCAATCTGTCGTGAACATCGCCTTGGGCGCTTCATTGTCGACCGTCATTCTGACGGTGCCGGTGATGGAGGCCATGGCGCTTTACACCGGCCAGCCGTTCCAGATGGCGATGACGCCGGTGCAGACCGTGATGGTGTTGATCACGCTGGTCGTCAGCGCGATCAACCTCAACGATGGCGAAACCAACGCCATCGAAGGGATGACCCATTTCGTGTTGTTTGCGACCTTTATCATGCTGTCGCTGCTTGGGTTGTAA
- a CDS encoding 8-oxoguanine deaminase → MPATRIWLKNPLAIFTANGLDARGGLVLQDCVITEVLGWGQEPAVPCGQVFDAREHVILPGLINTHHHFYQTLTRAWAPVVNQPLFPWLKTLYPVWARLTPEKLALASKVALAELLLSGCTTAADHHYLFPDGLENAIDVQVDSVRELGMRAMLTRGSMSLGEADGGLPPQQTVQQGQVILEDSQRLIREYHQRGDGAQIQIALAPCSPFSVTPEIMEASAELANSLDVRLHTHLAETLDEEDFCLQRFGLRTVDYLDSVGWLGPRTWLAHGIHFNPDEIARLGAAGTGICHCPSSNMRLASGICPTLDLLAAGAPIGLGVDGSASNDASNMILEARQALYIQRLRYGAEKITPEGVLGWATKGSAQLLGRTDIGELAVGKQADLALFKLDELRFSGSHDPISALLLCGADRADRVMIGGKWRVIDGQVEGLDLKGLIADHTQAARQLIAGT, encoded by the coding sequence ATGCCTGCGACCCGTATCTGGTTAAAAAACCCCCTCGCGATTTTCACTGCCAATGGCCTCGATGCCCGTGGTGGCCTGGTGCTGCAAGACTGTGTGATCACCGAAGTGCTGGGCTGGGGCCAAGAGCCCGCAGTACCTTGTGGACAAGTGTTCGACGCCCGTGAGCACGTGATTCTTCCCGGCTTGATCAACACTCACCACCATTTCTATCAAACCCTGACACGCGCCTGGGCGCCGGTCGTCAATCAGCCGTTGTTCCCGTGGCTGAAAACCCTGTATCCGGTTTGGGCACGGCTAACCCCTGAAAAACTCGCCCTGGCCTCAAAAGTCGCGCTCGCGGAACTGCTGCTCTCGGGCTGTACCACGGCAGCCGATCACCACTACCTGTTTCCCGACGGTCTGGAAAATGCCATTGACGTACAGGTGGATAGCGTGCGCGAACTGGGCATGCGCGCCATGCTCACCCGAGGTTCCATGAGCCTGGGCGAAGCCGATGGCGGCCTGCCGCCGCAACAAACCGTGCAACAAGGCCAAGTCATTCTTGAAGACAGCCAACGCCTGATCCGCGAATACCACCAGCGTGGCGACGGCGCGCAGATCCAGATTGCCCTGGCGCCCTGCTCGCCGTTTTCCGTGACGCCGGAAATCATGGAAGCCAGTGCCGAACTGGCCAACAGCCTCGACGTGCGCCTGCACACTCACCTGGCGGAAACCCTCGACGAGGAAGACTTCTGCCTGCAGCGTTTCGGCCTGCGCACCGTGGATTATCTCGACAGTGTCGGCTGGCTCGGCCCACGCACCTGGCTGGCCCATGGCATTCACTTCAACCCGGATGAAATCGCGCGCCTGGGGGCTGCAGGCACGGGTATCTGCCATTGCCCGAGTTCAAATATGCGCCTGGCTTCCGGAATCTGCCCGACCCTGGACCTGCTTGCCGCCGGTGCGCCCATTGGCCTTGGCGTGGACGGTTCCGCCTCCAACGATGCGTCCAACATGATTCTCGAAGCCCGCCAGGCCCTGTACATTCAGCGCCTGCGTTACGGCGCCGAAAAGATCACGCCTGAAGGCGTGCTGGGCTGGGCGACCAAGGGCTCGGCGCAACTGCTGGGGCGTACGGACATCGGTGAGTTGGCGGTAGGCAAACAGGCTGACCTGGCGCTATTCAAACTCGACGAGCTGCGTTTCTCCGGCAGCCACGATCCGATTTCGGCGCTGCTGTTATGCGGCGCCGACCGTGCGGACAGGGTGATGATTGGCGGCAAATGGCGAGTCATCGACGGCCAGGTTGAAGGCCTGGACCTCAAAGGCTTGATCGCCGACCACACCCAGGCGGCGCGGCAGTTGATCGCCGGAACCTGA
- a CDS encoding SDR family oxidoreductase, with amino-acid sequence MSTPKTALIIGASRGLGLGLVKQLLQDGWDVTATVRDPNKADALKSVGPVQIEKLDMDDQQAVIALSQRLKDRTFDLLFVNAGVKGPANQEPGHATLAEVGQLFFTNAVAPINLAQRFVGQIRKDSGVLAFMSSVLGSVTIPDGSDLALYKASKAALNSMTNSFITQLGDHKLTVLSLHPGWVKTDMGGENAQIDVDTSVRGLVDQVNAYTGKGGHHFVDYKGDTIAW; translated from the coding sequence ATGTCTACGCCAAAAACTGCACTGATCATCGGCGCCTCGCGCGGACTGGGCCTTGGCCTGGTCAAGCAATTGCTCCAGGACGGCTGGGACGTGACCGCCACCGTGCGCGATCCGAACAAGGCCGATGCCCTGAAATCCGTTGGCCCGGTACAGATCGAGAAACTGGACATGGACGATCAGCAAGCCGTGATCGCCCTGAGCCAGCGCCTCAAGGACCGCACCTTCGACCTGCTGTTCGTCAACGCGGGCGTCAAAGGCCCGGCCAATCAGGAACCCGGCCACGCCACCCTGGCGGAAGTCGGCCAGCTGTTTTTCACCAACGCCGTCGCGCCGATCAACCTGGCCCAGCGTTTTGTCGGGCAGATCCGCAAAGACAGCGGCGTTCTGGCCTTCATGAGCTCAGTGCTCGGCAGCGTGACCATTCCCGATGGTTCGGACCTGGCGCTGTACAAGGCCAGCAAGGCCGCACTCAACTCCATGACCAACAGCTTTATCACCCAACTGGGCGACCACAAACTCACCGTGCTGTCGCTGCACCCGGGCTGGGTGAAGACCGACATGGGCGGCGAAAACGCACAGATTGATGTCGACACCAGCGTGCGCGGCCTGGTGGATCAGGTGAATGCCTACACAGGCAAGGGCGGCCATCATTTTGTCGACTACAAAGGCGACACCATCGCCTGGTAA
- a CDS encoding IMPACT family protein, whose translation MPFTLTGLCEFREEIRKSRFITLAAPITSPQDAQAFFEQHSDLNATHNCWAWKLADQYRSNDDGEPGGTAGRPILAAIEAQGFDQVAVLVIRWYGGIQLGTGGLARAYGGGANKCLQTADRIELISRVPLSCACGFSELNLVKLRVAELGGLVMEETFTANGVELQLALGEAHIDTLQTQLADLSRGRILLER comes from the coding sequence ATGCCTTTCACGCTCACAGGCCTTTGCGAATTTCGTGAAGAAATACGCAAAAGCCGCTTTATCACCCTGGCGGCGCCGATCACCAGCCCGCAAGACGCCCAGGCGTTTTTCGAGCAGCACAGTGACCTGAACGCCACGCACAACTGCTGGGCCTGGAAACTGGCCGACCAGTACCGCAGCAATGACGATGGTGAGCCCGGCGGCACTGCCGGGCGACCGATTCTGGCGGCCATCGAAGCCCAGGGGTTTGATCAAGTCGCGGTACTGGTGATTCGCTGGTACGGCGGCATCCAGTTGGGCACCGGCGGCCTGGCCCGTGCCTACGGCGGCGGTGCAAACAAATGCCTGCAGACTGCCGACCGCATCGAGTTGATCAGCCGCGTACCGCTGAGTTGCGCCTGCGGCTTTTCCGAATTGAACCTGGTGAAACTGCGCGTTGCCGAACTGGGCGGGCTGGTGATGGAAGAAACCTTCACCGCCAACGGCGTCGAGTTACAGCTTGCGCTGGGAGAAGCACACATCGACACGCTGCAGACTCAACTCGCCGACCTGAGCCGTGGGCGTATCCTGCTGGAACGCTGA
- a CDS encoding TetR/AcrR family transcriptional regulator, whose translation MSLEVPAHSNHAGKPASRIRQKNEQAILQAAEDEFARHGYKGTSMNTIASSAGLPKANLHYYFTNKLGLYIAVLSNILELWDSTFNALTAEDDPAVALTRYIRTKMEFSRRHPQASRIFAMEIISGGECLTEYFSQDYRAWFSGRAAVFQAWIDAGKMDPIDPVHLIFLLWGSTQHYADFATQICRVTGRTKLTKQDMEDAGTNLIHIILKGCGIKPAL comes from the coding sequence ATGAGCCTCGAAGTTCCTGCCCACAGCAACCACGCCGGTAAACCCGCCAGCCGCATTCGGCAAAAGAACGAACAAGCGATTCTCCAGGCTGCTGAAGACGAGTTCGCGCGCCATGGCTACAAAGGCACCAGCATGAACACCATTGCGTCGAGTGCCGGGCTGCCCAAGGCCAACTTGCATTACTATTTCACCAACAAGCTCGGCCTGTATATCGCGGTGCTCAGCAATATCCTCGAACTGTGGGACAGCACCTTCAATGCGCTGACCGCCGAGGACGACCCGGCCGTGGCGCTCACCCGCTACATCCGTACGAAGATGGAGTTTTCCCGGCGCCATCCGCAAGCTTCGCGGATCTTCGCCATGGAAATCATCAGTGGCGGCGAATGCCTTACCGAATATTTCAGCCAGGACTACCGCGCCTGGTTCAGCGGTCGGGCAGCCGTGTTCCAGGCCTGGATCGACGCCGGCAAGATGGACCCCATCGACCCCGTGCACCTGATCTTCCTGCTGTGGGGCAGCACCCAGCACTACGCCGACTTCGCCACCCAGATCTGCCGTGTCACCGGGCGCACCAAGCTGACCAAGCAAGACATGGAAGACGCCGGCACCAACCTGATCCACATCATTCTCAAAGGCTGTGGCATCAAGCCGGCCCTATAA
- a CDS encoding uracil-xanthine permease family protein: MPPESSSPSDLIYGLNDRPKPIPALLAALQHVLAAFVGIITPPLIIGSTLGLTAHLPYLISMALMVSGAGTFIQARRPFGIGAGMICLQGTSFAFLGAVLSAGFLVKQRGGSPEDIMAMIFGVCFFGAAVQIVMSRFIGQLRRVITPLVTGIVITLIGISLIKVGITDLGGGFNAPDFGAPTNLALGLFVVLTIILLNRSNTPWVRLSAIIIGLALGSLAAWFSGKLVPQALPDLPLVSLPIPFRFGFNFDWSAFLPIALIYLISSIETVGDLTANCMIARQPISGPSYISRLKGGVLGDGVSCMIAATFSAFPNTTFAQNNGVIQLTGVASRYVGLYIGVVLCCLGLFPLIGAVLQQIPKPVLGGATLVMFGSVAAAGVRILAQAPLDRRSMLIIATSFGVGLGIAAQPNLLHLMPPLVQNLFDSAITSGGLTAIVLCLLLPEAKATSVAANHALESDTLEPL, from the coding sequence ATGCCACCAGAATCCTCCAGCCCCAGCGACCTGATCTACGGCCTCAACGATCGCCCCAAACCGATCCCCGCTCTACTGGCAGCCCTGCAACATGTGCTGGCTGCCTTCGTCGGCATCATCACTCCACCGCTGATCATCGGCTCCACCCTGGGCCTCACCGCCCACCTGCCCTACCTGATCAGCATGGCGTTGATGGTTTCCGGCGCAGGAACGTTCATCCAGGCGCGTAGACCTTTTGGTATCGGTGCCGGGATGATCTGCCTGCAAGGCACCAGCTTTGCGTTTCTCGGCGCGGTGTTGTCGGCGGGGTTCCTGGTGAAGCAACGTGGCGGCAGCCCGGAGGACATCATGGCGATGATCTTCGGCGTGTGCTTCTTCGGCGCGGCGGTACAAATTGTGATGAGCCGGTTTATCGGGCAACTGCGCCGAGTCATCACGCCATTGGTCACCGGAATCGTCATCACCTTGATCGGTATCAGCCTGATCAAAGTCGGCATCACCGACCTTGGCGGTGGTTTCAACGCCCCCGACTTTGGCGCGCCGACCAACCTGGCCCTGGGCCTGTTCGTGGTGCTGACCATCATCCTGCTGAACCGCTCGAACACCCCGTGGGTGCGCCTCTCGGCGATCATCATCGGCCTGGCCCTCGGCAGCCTCGCGGCATGGTTCAGTGGCAAGCTGGTGCCGCAAGCCTTGCCCGACCTGCCGCTGGTCAGCCTGCCGATACCGTTTCGCTTCGGTTTCAATTTCGACTGGAGCGCCTTCCTGCCCATCGCGCTGATTTATCTGATCAGCAGCATCGAAACCGTCGGCGACCTCACCGCCAATTGCATGATCGCTCGCCAGCCTATCAGCGGCCCGTCTTATATAAGCCGGCTCAAAGGCGGCGTACTCGGCGATGGCGTGAGTTGCATGATCGCCGCCACCTTCAGCGCTTTCCCTAACACGACCTTCGCGCAGAACAATGGCGTGATTCAACTCACCGGCGTGGCCAGCCGCTACGTCGGCTTATACATCGGCGTGGTGCTGTGTTGCCTCGGCTTGTTTCCGCTGATTGGCGCCGTACTGCAGCAAATCCCCAAGCCGGTATTGGGCGGCGCGACCCTGGTGATGTTCGGCAGCGTGGCCGCCGCCGGTGTGCGCATCCTCGCGCAGGCACCGCTGGACCGGCGCAGCATGCTGATCATCGCCACCTCATTTGGTGTCGGCCTGGGCATTGCCGCCCAGCCGAACCTGCTGCATTTGATGCCGCCCTTGGTGCAAAACCTGTTCGACTCGGCCATCACCAGCGGCGGCCTGACCGCTATCGTGTTGTGCCTGTTATTGCCGGAAGCCAAAGCAACATCAGTTGCCGCAAACCACGCACTGGAAAGCGACACGCTGGAACCGCTTTGA
- a CDS encoding LysR family transcriptional regulator has product MSIRRPDPLAQVSDFDIRLLRIFRSVVECGGFSAAETVLGIGRSAISQQMSDLEQRLGLRLCQRGRAGFSLTEEGREVYQSALQLLSALESFRTEVNGLHQHLRGELIIGLTDNLVTLPHMRITHALAQLKERGPDVQIQIRMIAPNEVEQGVLDGRLHVGVVPQASALSGLEYQPLYSERSLLYCAVGHPLFYADDKQLDDTRIDSQDAIAPTFRLPADIQAHYQALNCTASASDREGMAFLILTGRYIGYLPDHYASLWVQQGRLRALKPATRFYDLSLASVTRKGRRPHLVLESFLESLAATR; this is encoded by the coding sequence ATGAGCATCCGTCGACCCGATCCTCTGGCCCAAGTCAGCGACTTCGATATTCGCCTGTTGCGCATTTTCCGCAGCGTGGTGGAGTGCGGTGGCTTTTCGGCGGCGGAAACCGTACTGGGTATCGGCCGCTCGGCTATCAGCCAGCAAATGAGCGACCTGGAGCAACGCCTCGGATTAAGGCTGTGCCAACGCGGGCGCGCCGGGTTCTCCCTGACCGAAGAAGGCCGTGAGGTTTATCAATCGGCCCTGCAGCTATTGAGTGCCCTGGAAAGTTTTCGCACTGAGGTGAACGGACTGCACCAGCATTTGCGCGGCGAGTTGATCATCGGCCTCACCGACAACCTCGTCACCCTGCCCCATATGCGCATCACCCATGCCCTGGCGCAGCTGAAGGAACGCGGCCCGGACGTGCAAATCCAGATTCGCATGATCGCCCCCAACGAAGTCGAGCAAGGTGTACTCGACGGCCGCCTGCATGTCGGTGTGGTGCCCCAGGCCAGCGCCTTGTCGGGCCTCGAATACCAACCGCTGTACAGCGAGCGCTCGCTGCTCTACTGCGCGGTCGGCCACCCATTGTTTTATGCCGACGACAAGCAACTGGACGACACCCGTATCGACAGCCAGGACGCCATCGCCCCAACCTTCCGCCTGCCCGCCGACATCCAGGCCCATTACCAGGCACTCAACTGCACCGCCAGCGCCTCGGACCGCGAAGGCATGGCCTTCCTGATTCTCACCGGCCGCTATATCGGCTACCTGCCCGATCACTACGCCAGTCTTTGGGTACAACAAGGCCGACTGCGCGCGCTGAAACCGGCTACCCGTTTTTACGATTTAAGCCTCGCATCGGTCACGCGCAAGGGGCGTCGCCCTCATTTGGTGCTGGAAAGCTTTCTCGAGAGTCTGGCGGCAACGCGCTAA
- a CDS encoding aspartate aminotransferase family protein, with amino-acid sequence MNMPENAPSSLASQLKLDAHWMPYTANRNFQRDPRLIVAAEGSWLTDDKGRKVYDSLSGLWTCGAGHTRKEIQEAVSKQLGTLDYSPGFQYGHPLSFQLAEKITDLTPGNLNHVFFTDSGSECADTAVKMVRAYWRLKGQATKTKMIGRARGYHGVNIAGTSLGGVNGNRKLFGQGLMDVDHLPHTLLASNAFSRGMPELGGIALADELLKLIELHDASNIAAVFVEPMAGSAGVLVPPQGYLKRLREICDQHNILLVFDEVITGFGRTGSMFGADSFGVTPDLMCIAKQVTNGAIPMGAVIASSEIYQTFMNQATPEYAVEFPHGYTYSAHPVACAAGLAALDLLQKENLVQSVAEVAPHFENALHGLKGSKNVIDIRNYGLAGAIQIAPRDGDAIVRPFEAGMALWKAGFYVRFGGDTLQFGPTFNSKPQDLDRLFDAVGEVLNKID; translated from the coding sequence ATGAACATGCCCGAAAACGCCCCTTCGTCCCTGGCCAGCCAACTGAAGTTGGATGCTCACTGGATGCCCTACACCGCCAACCGTAACTTCCAGCGTGACCCGCGCCTGATCGTGGCCGCCGAAGGCAGCTGGTTGACCGATGACAAGGGCCGCAAGGTGTACGACTCATTGTCGGGCCTGTGGACGTGCGGCGCAGGGCACACCCGCAAGGAAATCCAGGAAGCTGTGTCCAAGCAATTGGGCACCCTGGACTACTCCCCGGGCTTCCAATACGGTCATCCATTGTCATTCCAACTGGCAGAAAAGATTACCGACCTGACCCCAGGCAACCTGAACCACGTGTTCTTCACTGATTCCGGCTCCGAGTGCGCCGATACCGCAGTGAAGATGGTGCGCGCTTACTGGCGCCTGAAGGGCCAGGCGACCAAGACCAAAATGATCGGCCGCGCCCGTGGTTATCACGGTGTCAACATTGCCGGTACCAGCCTGGGTGGCGTCAACGGTAACCGTAAGCTGTTTGGTCAGGGCTTGATGGATGTTGACCACCTGCCTCACACCTTGCTGGCGAGCAATGCCTTCTCCCGTGGCATGCCGGAGCTGGGCGGTATCGCCTTGGCCGATGAGCTGCTCAAACTGATCGAATTGCATGACGCGTCGAACATCGCTGCGGTGTTTGTCGAGCCGATGGCCGGCTCCGCTGGCGTGCTGGTGCCGCCGCAAGGTTATCTCAAGCGTCTGCGTGAGATCTGCGACCAGCACAACATCCTGTTGGTGTTTGATGAAGTGATCACCGGTTTCGGCCGTACCGGCTCGATGTTCGGTGCTGACAGCTTCGGTGTGACCCCGGACCTGATGTGCATCGCCAAGCAAGTCACCAATGGCGCGATCCCGATGGGCGCGGTGATTGCCAGCAGCGAGATCTACCAGACCTTCATGAACCAGGCGACGCCGGAGTACGCGGTGGAATTCCCCCACGGCTACACCTACTCGGCGCACCCAGTGGCTTGCGCCGCTGGCCTGGCGGCGTTGGACCTGTTGCAGAAAGAAAACCTGGTGCAGAGCGTAGCCGAAGTCGCCCCGCACTTTGAGAATGCGCTGCACGGTTTGAAGGGCAGCAAGAATGTGATCGACATTCGCAACTACGGCCTGGCCGGTGCAATCCAGATTGCCCCGCGTGACGGTGATGCCATCGTGCGTCCATTCGAGGCTGGCATGGCTTTGTGGAAAGCCGGTTTCTACGTGCGCTTTGGCGGTGACACCCTGCAGTTCGGGCCAACCTTTAACAGCAAGCCGCAGGACCTGGATCGCCTGTTCGATGCGGTCGGCGAAGTGCTGAACAAGATCGATTGA
- a CDS encoding CoA-acylating methylmalonate-semialdehyde dehydrogenase translates to MSLIQHLINGQLVSESGRTADVYNPSTGQVIHQVPLASRETIQRAIDSAKAAFPAWRNTPPAKRAQVMFRFKQLLEQNEARISQLISEEHGKTLEDAAGELKRGIENVEYACSAPEILKGEYSRNVGPNIDAWSDFQPLGVVAGITPFNFPAMVPLWMYPLAIVCGNCFILKPSERDPSSTLLIAQLLQEAGLPKGVLSVVHGDKGAVDALIEAPEVKALSFVGSTPIAEYIYSEATKRGKRVQALGGAKNHAVLMPDADLDNAVSALMGAAYGSCGERCMAISVAVCVGDQVADALIAKLVPQVKALKIGAGTSCGLDMGPLVTGQARDKVSGYIEDGVAAGAELVVDGRGLSVAGHEEGFFLGGSLFDRVTPEMRIYKEEIFGPVLCVVRVDSLEAAMQLINDHEYGNGTCIFTRDGEAARLFCDEIEVGMVGVNVPLPVPVAYHSFGGWKRSLFGDLHAYGPDGVRFYTRRKAITQRWPQRASHEASQFAFPSL, encoded by the coding sequence ATGAGCCTTATCCAGCATTTGATCAACGGCCAGTTGGTCAGTGAGTCCGGTCGTACTGCCGATGTGTATAACCCGTCCACCGGCCAGGTGATTCATCAGGTGCCGTTGGCCAGCCGCGAAACCATTCAACGTGCAATCGACTCGGCCAAGGCTGCCTTCCCGGCCTGGCGTAATACCCCACCGGCCAAGCGTGCTCAGGTGATGTTTCGTTTCAAGCAATTGCTGGAGCAGAACGAGGCACGTATCTCGCAGTTGATCAGCGAAGAGCATGGCAAGACCTTGGAAGACGCTGCGGGCGAATTGAAGCGCGGGATCGAGAACGTGGAGTACGCCTGTTCGGCGCCGGAGATTCTCAAGGGCGAATACAGCCGTAACGTGGGGCCGAACATTGATGCGTGGTCGGATTTTCAGCCGTTGGGCGTGGTGGCCGGTATCACCCCGTTCAACTTCCCGGCGATGGTGCCGTTGTGGATGTACCCGCTGGCGATCGTGTGCGGTAACTGTTTCATCCTGAAACCCTCGGAGCGTGATCCAAGTTCGACGCTGCTCATTGCACAGTTGCTGCAGGAGGCTGGCCTGCCTAAAGGCGTGTTGAGCGTGGTACACGGTGACAAGGGCGCGGTGGATGCGCTGATCGAAGCACCGGAAGTGAAAGCGTTGAGCTTTGTAGGGTCGACGCCGATTGCCGAATACATCTACTCCGAAGCGACCAAACGCGGCAAACGCGTGCAGGCGCTGGGTGGGGCGAAGAACCACGCAGTGCTGATGCCGGATGCGGATCTGGATAACGCCGTGAGCGCCTTGATGGGCGCGGCGTATGGGTCCTGCGGTGAGCGCTGTATGGCGATCTCGGTGGCCGTGTGCGTGGGTGACCAGGTGGCGGATGCGTTGATTGCCAAGCTGGTGCCGCAGGTCAAGGCACTGAAGATCGGTGCAGGCACTTCGTGTGGTCTGGATATGGGGCCCTTGGTGACTGGCCAGGCGCGGGACAAAGTCAGTGGCTATATAGAAGACGGTGTGGCGGCGGGTGCCGAGCTGGTGGTGGACGGACGTGGCTTGAGTGTTGCCGGACATGAAGAGGGCTTCTTCCTGGGCGGCAGCCTGTTTGACCGTGTGACCCCTGAGATGCGCATCTATAAAGAAGAGATCTTTGGGCCGGTGTTGTGTGTGGTGCGAGTTGATAGCCTGGAAGCGGCGATGCAACTGATCAATGATCACGAGTATGGCAATGGCACCTGCATCTTCACCCGTGATGGGGAGGCGGCGCGCCTGTTCTGTGACGAGATTGAAGTCGGTATGGTCGGTGTTAACGTTCCGCTGCCGGTGCCTGTGGCGTATCACAGCTTTGGTGGCTGGAAGCGGTCGTTGTTTGGCGACTTGCATGCCTATGGGCCCGATGGGGTGCGTTTCTATACCCGGCGCAAGGCGATTACCCAGCGTTGGCCGCAACGGGCCAGCCATGAAGCCTCGCAGTTTGCCTTTCCTAGTTTGTAA